The Sagittula sp. P11 genome window below encodes:
- a CDS encoding ABC transporter permease: MADTLAPEDRRRLFTLLTPAYLWLTLAVFLPLSAMLFFSFLTDLPQDAPDWGFTLGNYLKFGESGVYASLLWKSLKLGFTVTFFCILIGYPCALVLARTIKGRARETLFLLVILPFWSNSLVRIFSWAIVLRGNGVLERAIEAILPWDIRLDLMFTPSAVVIGLVHSYLPYVILTSYLALQAIDDDIVDAARSMGASSLTILRRLLLPLSLPGLLAGAVLVFVPVVGSFMEPRILGGRYGTYYGTVIEDQFVAVYNWPLGAALSFVLLAVVLVILGLASPILRKAKT, from the coding sequence ATGGCCGACACCCTCGCGCCGGAGGACCGGCGGCGACTGTTCACGCTGCTCACGCCTGCCTATCTCTGGCTGACCCTTGCCGTCTTCCTGCCGCTCTCGGCCATGCTGTTCTTCAGCTTTCTCACCGACCTGCCGCAGGACGCCCCGGACTGGGGTTTCACCCTCGGGAACTACCTGAAGTTCGGTGAGAGCGGCGTCTATGCCTCCCTGTTGTGGAAGTCCCTGAAGCTCGGGTTCACCGTCACCTTCTTCTGCATCCTCATCGGCTATCCCTGTGCGCTGGTGCTGGCCCGCACGATCAAGGGCCGCGCCCGCGAAACGCTGTTCCTGCTGGTGATCCTCCCCTTCTGGTCGAACTCGCTGGTGCGGATCTTCTCCTGGGCCATCGTGCTGCGCGGCAATGGCGTGCTGGAGCGCGCCATCGAAGCCATCCTGCCTTGGGACATCCGGCTCGACCTGATGTTCACCCCGAGCGCGGTGGTGATCGGGCTCGTCCACAGCTACCTGCCCTACGTGATCCTGACGTCCTACCTGGCGCTGCAGGCGATTGACGACGACATCGTCGATGCCGCGCGGTCCATGGGGGCCAGTTCGCTGACCATCCTGCGCCGCCTGCTGCTGCCGCTGTCGCTTCCGGGCCTGCTGGCCGGTGCGGTTCTGGTCTTTGTCCCGGTCGTCGGGTCCTTCATGGAGCCGCGCATCCTGGGCGGTCGCTACGGAACCTACTACGGCACCGTCATCGAGGACCAGTTCGTCGCCGTCTACAACTGGCCTCTCGGCGCCGCGCTCAGCTTCGTGCTTCTGGCCGTGGTGCTGGTGATCCTCGGTCTGGCCAGCCCGATCCTGAGAAAGGCAAAGACATGA
- a CDS encoding ABC transporter ATP-binding protein, with amino-acid sequence MSSVEIRNVTKTFGKARALDDVSITFENGGFFALLGPSGSGKTTLLRTIAGFSFPDSGSIRIGERNVERVPVEKRDIGMMFQSYALFPNMTVADNVGFGLRVRQVEASEEKRRIAEVLDLVQLGDKSGRMPHQLSGGQRQRVALARAIVTNPKVLLLDEPLSALDKTLRVDMQIELKRIQREIGITTIFVTHDQEEALTLSDRIGILRDGQIVQAGAPREVYDRPNSAFAANFLGEANWLPEAVFDRVTLPGPTPGHHFAVRPEALRLSVERPATGNALPARLDQRVFAGAMATCLVTVEGQSWKLIARDRDLPDLPGDAQVWVSWDIADTMAVPQEAA; translated from the coding sequence ATGTCATCCGTCGAAATCCGCAATGTCACCAAGACCTTCGGCAAGGCCCGTGCGCTGGACGACGTGTCGATCACCTTCGAAAACGGCGGGTTCTTCGCCCTGCTGGGCCCCAGCGGTTCGGGCAAGACGACGCTGCTGCGCACCATCGCCGGGTTCTCCTTCCCCGACAGCGGCAGCATCCGCATCGGTGAGCGCAACGTCGAGCGTGTCCCGGTCGAGAAACGCGACATCGGCATGATGTTCCAGAGCTATGCGCTGTTTCCGAACATGACGGTGGCGGACAACGTGGGCTTTGGCCTGCGGGTGCGCCAGGTCGAGGCGTCCGAAGAAAAGCGCCGCATTGCCGAGGTGCTGGACCTCGTTCAGCTTGGCGACAAGAGCGGGCGCATGCCGCACCAGCTCTCGGGGGGCCAACGCCAGCGCGTGGCCCTCGCCCGTGCAATCGTCACCAATCCCAAGGTCCTGCTGCTCGACGAACCGCTGTCGGCGCTGGACAAGACGCTGCGCGTCGACATGCAGATCGAATTGAAGCGCATCCAGCGGGAGATCGGCATCACCACGATCTTCGTCACACACGACCAGGAAGAGGCGCTCACCCTGTCGGACCGTATCGGCATCCTGCGCGACGGGCAGATCGTGCAGGCCGGTGCCCCGCGCGAGGTCTACGATCGCCCCAACAGCGCCTTCGCCGCCAACTTCCTCGGCGAGGCAAACTGGCTGCCGGAGGCCGTCTTCGACCGGGTGACGCTGCCGGGGCCGACGCCGGGTCACCATTTCGCGGTGCGTCCCGAGGCGTTGCGCCTGAGCGTTGAACGCCCCGCGACCGGCAATGCCCTGCCGGCAAGGCTTGACCAGCGCGTCTTTGCCGGGGCCATGGCGACCTGTCTCGTCACCGTCGAAGGCCAGTCGTGGAAGCTGATTGCCCGGGATCGCGACCTGCCCGACCTTCCGGGCGATGCGCAGGTCTGGGTTTCCTGGGACATCGCGGATACCATGGCAGTCCCGCAGGAGGCCGCATAG
- a CDS encoding PotD/PotF family extracellular solute-binding protein, which produces MKTLFLTTALAMTASAALADEIRVLNWQGYGTDLKWAVDAFAEATGHTVVHEYFNSEQEMLTKLRTNPGAYDVVMINAAFTPQAISEGLIAPIDTTAIENFSDIPEAFAADPKLNADGQTYGVPWTWGLTSFAINTQAWDETPTSILALWDEAHAGRVSIRDDAVEALQLGALATGQDINDIKDIDAAAAKVAELLPNLRTFWSSENDWNQFMAAGELDAATYWSGSASRSASLGLPVQFVIPQEGAVGWLDGLSIPETSTHKDAALQFIDYMIDPEFYVKWDAEGAPASANAAAAEALPDDAFNKAVLGDPEVAARVHFQAPIDDATREKYLEVWQGLKAAQ; this is translated from the coding sequence ATGAAGACCCTCTTTCTGACCACAGCCCTGGCGATGACCGCTTCGGCCGCGCTTGCCGACGAGATCCGCGTCCTGAATTGGCAGGGCTACGGCACCGACCTGAAATGGGCGGTGGACGCCTTCGCCGAGGCCACCGGCCACACCGTCGTGCACGAGTACTTCAACTCCGAGCAGGAGATGCTGACCAAGCTGCGCACCAATCCCGGCGCCTATGACGTGGTGATGATCAACGCGGCCTTCACGCCGCAGGCGATCTCCGAAGGGCTGATCGCGCCCATCGACACCACGGCCATCGAGAATTTCTCCGACATCCCCGAAGCTTTCGCCGCCGACCCCAAGCTGAACGCCGACGGTCAGACCTACGGCGTGCCGTGGACCTGGGGCCTGACCTCCTTCGCGATCAACACGCAAGCCTGGGACGAGACCCCGACCTCGATCCTCGCGCTCTGGGACGAGGCCCATGCCGGCCGCGTCTCGATCCGCGACGATGCCGTCGAGGCGCTGCAACTGGGGGCGCTCGCCACCGGGCAGGATATCAACGACATCAAGGACATCGACGCGGCCGCCGCCAAGGTCGCGGAACTGCTGCCCAACCTGCGCACCTTCTGGAGCAGCGAGAATGACTGGAACCAGTTCATGGCCGCGGGCGAACTGGATGCCGCGACCTACTGGTCCGGCTCGGCCAGCCGTTCGGCCTCGCTGGGGCTGCCGGTGCAGTTCGTGATCCCGCAGGAAGGGGCGGTGGGCTGGCTCGATGGCCTGTCGATCCCGGAAACCTCCACCCATAAGGACGCCGCGCTGCAGTTCATCGACTACATGATCGACCCGGAATTCTACGTGAAGTGGGATGCCGAGGGGGCTCCGGCGTCGGCCAATGCCGCGGCCGCCGAAGCGCTGCCCGACGACGCCTTCAACAAGGCGGTCCTGGGCGATCCGGAGGTTGCCGCCCGTGTCCACTTCCAGGCGCCGATCGACGATGCCACCCGCGAGAAATACCTCGAGGTATGGCAGGGTCTGAAGGCCGCCCAGTAA
- a CDS encoding ADP-ribosylglycohydrolase family protein — translation MSDTALTRAQGCLLGLAAGDALGMPAQTLPRETIVQHYGRITGFVPPFEGHPVSHGLAAGQITDDTEQTLLLAQRLLRDPDGFDAAGWAQDLLDWEADVRAKGLADLLGPSSKAAIAALLNGTHPDETGLNGTTNGAAMRIAPVGLSTPPEVPPLVARVVQTCRVTHNTGEAIAAASAVAMMISCGIAGMTFADALPRAVDAARAGQQAGHPKGEPDMAGRILRAVELARTGEDALVAGIGTSVASRESVACAFGLLSMGLPLHETLCMAANIGDDTDTIGAITGAMGGALGLTLPADVIAQLRAANAADLDGLAEPLLALRRVAA, via the coding sequence GGGAATGCCCGCGCAAACCCTGCCGCGCGAGACCATCGTGCAGCACTACGGGCGTATCACCGGATTCGTGCCGCCTTTCGAAGGGCACCCCGTCTCGCATGGGCTGGCTGCCGGACAGATCACCGACGACACGGAGCAGACCCTGCTCCTGGCGCAGCGACTGTTGCGCGATCCCGATGGATTCGATGCGGCAGGATGGGCGCAGGACCTGCTGGACTGGGAGGCGGACGTCCGCGCCAAGGGGCTGGCGGACCTGCTCGGCCCTTCTTCGAAGGCCGCGATTGCCGCGCTGCTAAACGGCACGCATCCGGATGAGACCGGCCTCAACGGAACCACCAACGGCGCGGCAATGCGGATTGCCCCCGTGGGCCTGTCCACGCCACCCGAGGTCCCGCCTCTGGTCGCCCGCGTCGTGCAGACCTGCCGCGTGACGCACAACACCGGAGAGGCCATCGCGGCCGCCTCCGCCGTGGCCATGATGATCAGCTGCGGCATCGCGGGCATGACCTTTGCGGACGCCCTGCCGCGTGCGGTCGACGCCGCGCGCGCCGGGCAACAGGCGGGTCACCCCAAGGGTGAACCGGACATGGCAGGGCGCATCCTGCGGGCTGTCGAGCTTGCACGGACCGGCGAGGATGCACTGGTTGCGGGGATCGGCACCTCGGTTGCCAGCCGGGAAAGCGTGGCCTGCGCCTTCGGCTTGCTGAGCATGGGCCTGCCCCTGCACGAAACGCTCTGTATGGCGGCCAATATCGGCGACGACACCGACACCATCGGTGCGATCACCGGGGCCATGGGGGGCGCGCTCGGGCTGACCCTGCCCGCGGACGTCATCGCGCAACTGCGCGCCGCCAATGCAGCGGATCTCGACGGGCTGGCCGAGCCGCTGCTGGCCCTGCGCAGGGTCGCCGCCTGA
- a CDS encoding ABC transporter permease gives MRRPILPLLGRVWLVLILVFLYAPILVMAAMSFNASPFYQLPFEFSTRWYTDMANNPQIIAASLRSVAIAFATMAIATALGTAASVALFRYDFPGKRILQLLLFPPIAIPWLITGTAMLVFFFAVGIGRGTPAVLIGHVALALPYVIVTVTARLASFDVTLEEAARSMGADAWTVLRRVTLPWIAPGIVAGALFAFAVSFDQFVVSYFLAEPGDSTLPVLIYTAIRKGFTPEINAISTIIITVSMGIMFLATRKSSFGGNS, from the coding sequence ATGAGACGTCCGATCCTTCCGCTTCTGGGCCGCGTCTGGCTCGTCCTGATCCTCGTCTTCCTCTACGCGCCGATCCTGGTGATGGCGGCCATGAGCTTCAACGCCTCGCCCTTCTACCAGCTGCCGTTCGAGTTCTCGACCCGCTGGTACACGGACATGGCCAACAACCCGCAGATCATCGCGGCCAGCCTGCGCTCCGTCGCCATCGCCTTTGCCACCATGGCAATCGCCACGGCACTGGGCACCGCGGCCTCCGTTGCGCTGTTCCGCTACGACTTCCCCGGCAAGCGCATCCTGCAACTCCTGCTTTTCCCGCCGATCGCCATTCCGTGGCTGATCACGGGCACCGCCATGCTGGTGTTCTTCTTCGCGGTGGGCATCGGGCGCGGCACGCCCGCCGTGCTGATCGGGCATGTCGCCCTGGCGCTGCCCTACGTCATCGTCACCGTCACCGCGCGGCTGGCCTCCTTCGACGTCACGCTGGAAGAAGCGGCGCGCTCCATGGGGGCCGACGCCTGGACCGTGCTGCGCCGCGTTACACTGCCATGGATCGCGCCGGGCATCGTGGCGGGGGCGCTCTTTGCCTTCGCCGTCAGCTTCGACCAGTTCGTGGTCAGCTACTTCCTTGCCGAACCCGGCGACAGCACCCTGCCCGTGCTGATCTACACCGCGATCCGCAAGGGGTTCACCCCGGAAATCAACGCCATCTCGACGATCATCATCACCGTGTCGATGGGGATCATGTTCCTGGCCACCCGCAAATCCAGCTTCGGAGGAAACAGCTGA
- a CDS encoding PfkB family carbohydrate kinase, translated as MQMTGPVVDLVYAVSALPQRGQEAHCTGFAMLPGGGFNAMAAARAAGQRVVLAGSLGTGPMADRVAAELARLEIGTARARVAQDQGCCTVLLEPDGERTFISFPGAEGTIRADDLGAIDLDGVSHVLMSGYSLHYPQAAEALVDWIAALPAAVTLAFDPSPVVHLLDTSLLSRAMARADWISANASEATVLTGRGDAQQAARDLAQGRQGALVRMGSEGCLLATGDTVKAIPPHRVTTVDTNGAGDTHIGSFLAELSHHGDPLRAARYANVAAALSTLERGPATPPDRSAVEAILNDEKADQRPTLNLET; from the coding sequence ATGCAGATGACTGGGCCGGTGGTCGACCTGGTGTATGCGGTCTCTGCCCTGCCGCAGCGTGGGCAGGAGGCGCATTGCACCGGCTTTGCCATGCTGCCCGGCGGCGGGTTCAACGCCATGGCGGCGGCACGGGCGGCGGGTCAGCGCGTCGTTCTCGCGGGATCGCTCGGGACCGGGCCGATGGCCGACCGCGTGGCAGCGGAACTGGCGCGCCTCGAGATCGGAACGGCCCGCGCGCGCGTCGCGCAGGACCAGGGCTGCTGCACCGTGCTGCTGGAGCCGGACGGCGAGCGGACCTTCATTAGCTTTCCCGGAGCGGAAGGCACGATCCGCGCCGATGACCTCGGCGCAATCGACCTCGACGGCGTCTCGCACGTGCTGATGTCGGGCTATTCCCTGCATTACCCGCAGGCGGCGGAGGCACTGGTCGACTGGATTGCCGCCCTGCCCGCGGCGGTCACGCTGGCCTTCGATCCCTCTCCCGTGGTGCACCTTCTCGACACGTCGCTGCTAAGCCGTGCCATGGCCCGTGCCGACTGGATCAGTGCCAATGCCTCCGAGGCGACCGTGCTGACCGGGCGCGGCGATGCGCAGCAGGCAGCCCGCGATCTTGCGCAGGGGCGGCAGGGCGCGCTGGTGCGCATGGGCTCCGAAGGGTGCCTGCTGGCAACCGGCGACACGGTTAAGGCCATCCCTCCGCATCGCGTCACGACAGTCGATACCAACGGCGCGGGGGACACCCATATCGGCAGCTTTCTCGCGGAACTGAGCCATCACGGCGATCCGCTGCGCGCCGCCCGCTACGCCAATGTCGCCGCCGCCCTGTCGACACTCGAACGCGGCCCCGCAACACCCCCCGACCGCAGCGCGGTCGAGGCCATCCTCAACGACGAAAAGGCCGATCAACGGCCGACCCTCAACCTGGAGACCTGA